One region of Theileria equi strain WA chromosome 4 map unlocalized gcontig_1105316255039, whole genome shotgun sequence genomic DNA includes:
- a CDS encoding conserved hypothetical protein (encoded by transcript BEWA_054530A): MANVLKDSKVLYRKLFGAKDEKKKHSYAKRNIKKNKGILDDAKKAVEYSSIILPNESGYIKTEGDEKSYQISQAKLLSKADLGTRKKVIQLDLTHGPYMADYTQNGRYMLLGGGKGQLSLICTQSLKNYFDICVKETIRDVKVLHNHTMLAVAQKKYVHIYDNQGSEVYCLRDRMLTYKLEYLYYHYLMVGIGEFGELSYQDVSTGEVVAKHHTKKGACHVMCQNKNNAVIHLGHNDGTVSLWVPNLAKAPVTMLAHKGPVSSLGVYGNYMVSSGFDGFWKIWDLRKYNEAIRKNYVGSKPPSSITISQTGILSMALGGRVEFYTLFTENAVKEPSLYLRHQFQSQEVKSIAFQPFEDMCTVGTTFGISTLIVPGSGFANFDALEQNPYETGKVSRDREVQRLLEKLPPDSITLATQAIGSYSRDLSIDTPEEERAPEPSKKHKTRGKSSKKSTKAKADKYSKVFKRRQQAISDRIKNIEKEQLPVKEAREKIFNDMTSGKKLKGPVKGAALSRYFAKKH, from the exons ATGGCTAACGTTTTGAAGGACTCCAAGGTTCTCTATCGCAAGCTCTTTGGAgcaaaggatgaaaag AAGAAGCATTCCTATGCCAAAAGGAACATCAAGAAGAACAAGGGCATTTTAGACGATGCTAAAAAGGCCGTAGAGTACAGTTCAATCATCCTTCCTAACGAAAGTGGATATATAAAGACGGAAGGGGATGAAAAATCATATCAGATAAGCCAAGCCAAGCTGTTGTCCAAGGCTGATCTTGGAACCAGAAAAAAG GTGATCCAACTCGATTTAACTCATGGGCCATACATGGCTGATTACACACAGAATGGAAGATACATGCTACTTGGTGGAGGAAAAGGTCAATTATCTCTTATTTGCACCCAAAGTTTGAAGAACTACTTTGATATTTGC gttAAGGAAACGATAAGAGACGTAAAAGTGTTGCATAATCATACCATGCTTGCTGTTGCCCAAAAAAAGTATGTGCATATCTACGACAATCAGGGCTCTGAGGTTTACTGTCTACGCGACAGAATGTTGACCTATAAGCTAGAGTATTTGTACTACCACTATCTAATGGTTGGTATTGGGGAATTTGGAGAATTGTCTTACCAGGATGTTTCTACCGGAGAAGTAGTTGCAAAACATCACACTAAAAAGGGAGCTTGCCATGTAATGTGCCAAAACAAGAACAATGCTGTCATTCACCTTGGACATAATGATGGAACTGTTTCCCTCTGGGTGCCAAATTTGGCCAAGGCTCCAGTTACAATGTTAGCCCACAAAGGACCCGTTTCAAGTCTTGGGGTTTATGGAAACTACATGGTTTCCTCGGGATTTGATGGGTTCTGGAAAATTTGGGATCTGagaaaatataatgaaGCTATTCGAAAAAATTACGTTGGCTCAAAACCACCATCGTCCATCACAATTAGCCAAACTGGAATATTATCAATGGCTCTTGGTGGAAGAGTCGAGTTTTATACTTTGTTTACGGAAAATGCAGTCAAGGAACCTAGCCTATATCTAAGGCATCAGTTTCAATCGCAG GAAGTAAAGTCAATCGCATTTCAACCATTTGAAGACATGTGTACCGTTGGAACGACGTTTGGAATATCAACACTAATTGTTCCAGGCTCTGGATTCGCCAATTTTGATGCCCTCGAACAAAATCCATACGAAACCGGAAAG GTATCGAGAGACCGCGAAGTGCAACGTCTGCTGGAAAAGTTACCTCCAGATTCCATTACTCTTGCAACCCAAGCTATCGGAAGTTACTCTCGCGACCTATCTATCGATACACCAGAGGAGGAAAGAGCTCCTGAACCTTCAAAGAAGCACAAGACCCGAGGAAAGTCTAGCAAGAAATCTACCAAGGCTaag GCTGATAAATACTCCAAGGTCTTCAAGAGGCGCCAGCAGGCGATATCAGACCGTATAAAGAACATAGAGAAGGAGCAATTGCCTGTAAAGGAGGCTCGCGAAAAGATTTTCAATGACATGACCTCTGGGAAGAAACTCAAGGGGCCGGTAAAGGGTGCTGCACTATCCAGATATTTCGCAAAGAAACACTAA
- a CDS encoding conserved hypothetical protein (encoded by transcript BEWA_054490A), with protein MWVSSSRLRMAIARSKKAMEDRKKNAYECFRKVVHSTRRCVLVLVAYCMAPVTGVTLLIESVLHSENIAAKCYSSYIIAGSISTIVSLIRLKMSFSALVICFWLLIPTLVMFVPVICFGNGQIAKIIFIILCGIVGILEAPVLQVSTFMTSKLFLNSAASTLYSGYPFGSISMGLFQLIMEHIIGTSSIPQMRLCATLCYGVRVVVGIFTAFWVTYLHIRYDERVKEEEKKAVEEKNKKQSQENTTTGASTSTNSSEPTKTVGTLLRVFFHPCLIPFLIDLSNREKLVISLSFMFCDFIGVNYASNFDETIDPSEKTPSQSHFLFLITRDLTLHLIWISTISLVSFIVWNIWTCKFELTNSSFFLLLLAFIMCEY; from the exons ATGTGGGTATCCTCGTCAAGACTTCGTATGGCAATAGCCAGGTCAAAGAAGGCAATGGAGGATAGGAAGAAAAATGCATATGAATGTTTTAGAAAGGTGGTCCATAGCACCCGCAGGTGTGTCTTAGTGTTGGTTGCCTACTGCATGGCACCTGTTACCGGTGTTACTCTGCTTATTGAAAGTGTCCTACATAGCGAGAACATTGCCGCTAAATGTTACTCGTCGTATATTATTGCTGGTTCCATCTCTACTATCGTATCTCTCATTCGCCTGAAAATGAGCTTCAGTGCCTTGGTAATTTGCTTCTGGCTACTGATCCCTACTCTGGTCATGTTCGTCCCAGTCATATGTTTTGGTAATGGACAAATAGCCAAgattatcttcatcattctttGTGGAATAGTTGGAATTCTTGAAGCGCCTGTCCTTCAGGTGTCCACGTTTATGACATCAAAGCTATTCCTAAATTCTGCAGCTTCAACTCTCTATTCCGGCTACCCGTTTGGGTCTATCTCCATGGGACTGTTCCAACTAATCATGGAGCACATTATAGGTACCAGTAGCATTCCTCAGATGAGATTGTGCGCGACCCTGTGCTATGGAGTCAGAGTAGTCGTCGGAATTTTCACAGCCTTCTGGGTCACCTATCTCCACATTAGGTATGACGAGCGTGTCaaagaggaggaaaagaagGCCGTAGAAGAGAAAAATAAGAAGCAAAGCCAGGAGAATACTACTACTGGTGCTAGTACCAGCACTAACAGCAGTGAACCAACAAAG ACCGTTGGAACTCTCCTGAGGGTGTTCTTTCATCCCTGTCTCATACCGTTCCTTATAGATTTGTCTAACAGAGAGAAGCTTGTCATCTCGCTGTCTTTCATGTTCTGTGACTTTATAGGCGTAAATTATGCCAgcaattttgatgaaacCATTGACCCATCTGAAAAGACTCCTTCTCAGtctcattttttatttttaatcaCAAGGGATTTGACTCTTCATCTTATATGGATATCAACTATTTCCCTGGTCTCATTTATCGtctggaacatttggaCCTGCAAATTTGAATTAACCAACTCTtcgttcttcctcctcctcTTGGCTTTCATAATGTGCGAATACTAG
- a CDS encoding conserved hypothetical protein (encoded by transcript BEWA_054510A) — MTENDSNLQSTSADDGSTASVEAKANDVEDEEQKSAGHPVNSLPMSCRRVKLYEIGSSTESWVDKGTGFCHFEGGEDGDNPKLVVDIEFDGIKSVVSTYIRDNSDYSSQNESIIIWHEGNDTRLYRALSFQNILGHNACWAYIRKFLDESMLQSSTSESGSSSQTKESTSYRMLPSPSAATIQKLDSTLDTLICQNGISDALYLDLLEKKWLKELFEFMNKSIENEELTWIPSIASILLRMVLNWCGSLELMLVFVSDEIFFDLLRAFEYDSELLSQNIRMNHVKFFQEFVKHHDIVPLKNSTFYQLIHANYRMNYLKDVVLPRHLDEFSIQRMNSTIYSNMTEIMGVILTEECTFFEALRAKLSQSYMAALLLRELLVVARGNNILSQPDRNSLILMVRHYQLLNELTGYLDQTANACQDFEKNMRPINTKAEQEYVEIKKMLYKKRETPEDSDNSTLYRPNLLSTCRHKLVEPTSLAIEIFYICMEIFPAIVRAAVFTDAESGTPKLLMALCGTLVRIPDCLQAKEIIMRLLDPKSMDLPEKDEMCRLFYDKGVLDYMLNMVYVDDSEEAPESSNHNGYVRKRKSSRISRSSESVHIMEILSLCAREHRHRFKLRMQSQNIPLKIMQRTLEPFDKFLAVGALKFLRVCIQMKDSLVERHIIKNNVLRSVLWILNHHVSGSQGSVLESICLSILSAIECGSMDNLIVWLFDDQFCSKILSKLKETRSYSIIATLEKSRNNLKSITITKRKYSDPNAWFEEDDDTCTSNKRSSPVTNRIVEGYDDVNEDFPSITKSVEPEDDPWMPLRKRASHENKKEEKFVFNLQPRKITVKLKSDQGTLYSASTIAHSFIRYTNL; from the exons ATGACAGAAAATGACTCAAATCTCCAAAGCACATCTGCAGATGACGGCTCAACAGCAAGTGTAGAAGCCAAAGCCAACGATGTCGAAGATGAAGAGCAAAAGTCCGCAGGACACCCCGTAAACTCTCTACCCATGAGCTGCAGAAGAGTTAAACTTTACGAGATTGGCTCTAGCACC GAATCCTGGGTTGATAAGGGGACTGGATTTTGCCATTTTGAAGGAGGtgaagatggagataatCCAAAACTTGTCGTGGATATCGAATTTGATGGGATAAAATCTGTGGTTTCCACATATATTCGGGATAATTCCGATTACTCGTCACAGAATG aatcAATAATAATATGGCATGAAGGAAATGACACTCGTTTGTATCGTGCTTTATCGTTTCAGAATATTTTGGGACATAATGCCTGTTGGGCATATATCCGCAAATTTCTTGATGAGAGCATGTTACAGTCGAGTACATCAGAAAGTGGATCAAGTTCTCAAACTAAAGAATCAACTTCTTATCGGATGCTACCTTCCCCGAGTGCGGCAACAATTCAAAAGTTGGATTCTACCCTCGATACTTTGATTTGTCAAAATGGAATTTCTGATGCCTTGTACTTGGATTTATTGGAAAAAAAGTGGTTAAAAGAATTATTTGAGTTTATGAACAAAAGtatagaaaatgaagaaTTGACTTGGATACCATCTATCGCATCTATACTGTTGCGCATGGTCTTGAATTGGTGTGGGAGTCTGGAGCTTATGTTAGTCTTTGTTTCAGACGAAATTTTCTTCGATCTCCTACGAGCGTTTGAGTATGATTCTGAGCTTTTGTCTCAAAATATTCGCATGAATCATGTCAAATTCTTTCAAGAATTTGTGAAGCATCATGATATTGTTCCTCTAAAAAATTCTACATTTTATCAATTGATCCATGCCAACTATCGCATGAATTATTTAAAGGATGTCGTTTTGCCAAGACATTTGGATGAATTTTCAATCCAACGTATGAATTCAACAATTTACTCAAACATGACGGAAATAATGGGTGTTATTCTTACAGAAGAATGTACATTTTTTGAAGCACTTAGGGCAAAATTATCGCAAAGTTATATGGCGGCTCTCCTTCTGCGTGAGCTCCTGGTAGTGGCACGTGGCAATAATATCCTATCTCAACCAGATAGGAATTCTctaattttaatggttagACACTATCAGCTATTGAATGAACTAACTGGTTACTTGGATCAAACTGCCAACGCATGCCaagattttgaaaaaaaCATGCGGCCTATTAACACAAAGGCGGAGCAAGAATATGttgaaattaaaaagatGCTATATAAAAAGAGGGAGACTCCAGAAGATAGTGACAACTCCACTCTGTATCGTCCAAATTTATTGTCTACTTGTCGACATAAATTGGTTGAACCCACTTCTCTTGCAATAGAGATATTTTATATATGCATGGAAATATTTCCAGCAATAGTAAGGGCGGCAGTGTTTACAGATGCTGAATCTGGAACCCCAAAGCTTCTAATGGCTTTATGCGGTACCCTTGTAAGGATACCAGACTGCTTGCAAGCCAAGGAGATTATAATGAGACTTTTAGACCCAAAGAGTATGGATTTGCctgaaaaggatgaaatgtgtagattATTCTATGACAAGGGTGTCCTAGACTATATGTTAAATATGGTCTATGTGGATGACTCTGAAGAAGCACCTGAAAGTAGTAACCATAACGGTTACGTAAGAAAACGTAAATCCAGCAGAATATCACGCTCTTCGGAATCTGTGCATATTATGGAAATCCTATCTCTCTGTGCAAGGGAACACCGGCATCGGTTCAAACTACGCATGCAAAGCCAAAATATACCTCTTAAAATAATGCAGCGTACGCTTGAACCGTTTGATAAGTTCTTGGCTGTAGGAGCGCTAAAATTCTTGCGAGTTTGCATACAAATGAAG GACTCTCTCGTGGAAAGGCATATTATCAAAAATAATGTGTTAAGGTCGGTGTTGTGGATATTGAACCATCATGTGAGTGGATCTCAGGGAAGCGTTCTGGAAAGCATTTGTCTGAGTATACTAAGCGCAATAGAATGTGGAAGCATGGACAATCTCATCGTCTGGCTATTTGACGATCAATTCTGCTCAAAGATACTCTCCAAACTAAAGGAAACGCGCTCATATAGTATTATCGCTACCCTGGAGAAGAGTCGTAATAATCTCAAGAGTATAACAATCACAAAAAGAAAGTATAGCGACCCTAATGCGTGGTTCGAGGAAGATGACGATACTTGTACTAGTAACAAGAGGTCATCTCCCGTTACAAATAGGATAGTTGAAGGTTACGATGATGTGAATGAGGACTTTCCCAGCATCACCAAAAGCGTTGAACCGGAAGACGACCCATGGATGCCACTAAGGAAAAGGGCTAGCcatgaaaataaaaaggaagaaaagtttgtCTTTAACCTACAACCACGGAAGATTACTGTAAAACTAAAATCCGATCAAGGTACGCTTTATTCTGCCTCCACGATTgctcattcattcatccgCTACACCAATTTATAG
- a CDS encoding conserved hypothetical protein (encoded by transcript BEWA_054520A), translating into MILSDEITTANIADHLKQRLNGTFRWPLLQELLSRLESAGNNTKEIVAINKWFKEELERLVGSEKEDEDSRKVSVAQSLLDLVAMKSNFTTNSEEEIFIHTAQYVKDEVFQIKKGCEIENKSTFSFDLAVTVPYYKCHNASAALVDEAINDKILRFANLFKEFCNSKGLQCEFKPLRTDSETDVTVYGRIGAEGESGIDILNVTLQGSTTNDFGVRAQIENLHQIEELCLFPGQMVGFSPSNKSSQAAVTGRCFEDNFGVRYVTSNIRCGIPVDEPVTTLAAQNKFKNENIHISVIRGALLTENLEQTNFQYVFHKLKRDKPHVVFFMGPFVSVNQMAVEGYGISRLGDLTFLYSKFLKDLSNVAQFGPMSNTKFVIVPHCYDVLLSYPLPQPPLNCASSPLYKKEFPENIIFLSNPGTISINGILFGVTSCDVISGIEKNMVCKPKEDSVRLICQQLLQQRSLFPSYPASKLPAEYAVDHSMLRQLEFSNETIPDIVLFSSSAKSEPFVEFTNHRAFISCHNVMVPKNQTVQSVTEIYVTPQTDVGGLIVPMDIDKRVSLAVSILQE; encoded by the exons ATGATCCTTTCTGACGAAATCACAACCGCAAATATCGCAGACCATCTG AAACAACGCCTAAATGGGACTTTTCGCTGGCCGTTACTACAGGAACTTTTAAGTCGTCTAGAATCTGCCGGGAATAACACGAAAGAGATCGTAGCAATCAACAAATGGTTCAAAGAAGAGTTGGAGAGGCTCGTTGGGAGCGAGAAGGAGGATGAAGACTCCAGAAAAGTGTCTGTAGCCCAAAGTTTGCTAGATTTAGTCGCTATGAAGAGTAACTTTACGACAAACAGCGAGGAAGAAATCTTCATACACACCGCCCAGTACGTAAAGGATGAAGTTTTCCAAATTAAAAAGGGCTGCGAGATAGAAAACAAGTCAACCTTCTCATTCG ATTTGGCTGTTACGGTTCCCTACTACAAATGCCACAATGCCTCCGCAGCGCTCGTGGATGAGGCAATAAATGACAAAATATTGAGGTTTGCGAACCTCTTTAAGGAGTTTTGCAACTCAAAGGGACTCCAGTGCGAATTCAAGCCTCTGAGAACCGACAGCgag ACGGATGTAACGgtatatggaagaattgGAGCAGAAGGAGAAAGTGGAATTGATATTCTCAACGTCACTCTCCAGG GAAGTACAACTAATGATTTCGGAGTAAGGGCGCAAATTGAAAATTTA CACCAAATTGAGGAGCTCTGTCTATTTCCAGGGCAAATGGTAGgtttttctccatcaaATAAATCCTCTCAGGCCGCTGTAACCGGACGCTGTTTCGAGGATAACTTTGGAGTTCGCTACGTTACTAGCAATATAC GATGTGGAATTCCGGTAGATGAACCAGTCACTACTCTAGCTGCGCAAAACAAG TTTAAAAACGAGAACATTCACATTTCGGTGATACGTGGAGCTCTTCTTACTGAGAATTTGGAGCAAACAAACTTCC AATATGTCTTTCACAAGCTAAAGAGGGATAAACCGCATGTTGTATTCTTCATGGGACCCTTTGTTAGTGTCAACCAAATGGCC GTTGAGGGGTATGGAATATCGCGATTGGGAGActtgacatttttgtaCTCCAAATTCCTCAAGGACCTGTCTAATGTCGCTCAATTTGGTCCAATGAGTAATACCAAATTTGTAATCGTTCCTCACTGCTATGATG TCCTGCTGAGCTATCCTCTCCCACAACCACCACTAAATTGTGCATCAAGTCCTCTATACAAGAAAGAATTTCCAGAGAATATAATTTTCCTTTCAAACCCAGGAACTATAAGCATCAATGGAATCCTCTTTGGAGTTACATCTTGCGATGTAATCTCAGGAATCG AAAAAAACATGGTATGCAAGCCAAAAGAGGATTCAGTGCGACTCATCTGCCAACAATTATTGCAACAGCGTTCTCTCTTTCCCAGCTATCCGGCATCAAAGCTTCCAGCTGAATATGCAGTCGATCATTCGATGCTCCGTCAGTTGGAGTTTTCAAACGAAACAATCCCAGACATTGTGCTGTTCTCAAGTTCAGCAAAATCGGAGCCTTTTGTCGAATTTACAAATCACAGGGCGTTTATAAGCTGCCACAACGTCATGGTCCCAAAGAACCAAACTGTGCAGTCAGTAACGGAGATTTATGTCACACCTCAAACCGATGTTGGAGGACTTATTGTACCAATGGATATCGATAAGAGGGTCTCACTCGCAGTTAGCATTCTACAGGAATGA
- a CDS encoding hypothetical protein (encoded by transcript BEWA_054500A) → MSFVLLKNRNGEYTVSKLSFDSGIDAIGAEDGREPDATIGNLEFLDPGVVIAGLAESCGINDEESANLLNGSCKISDLAPLSYSILVKESEKVIHGDYYHYKLQNGVVIFGLNETHQVVKSMELEFDVEVILNQNVLSAIRTNSRGKRKRTKKGEDTHVCTIKVGNVEHEIHLTEHVVKCRFPHKFCMHVSHSSSKILSLGHFVLDTRILPLTKQS, encoded by the exons ATGTCTTTTGTACTCTTGAAAAACagaaatggagaatataCTGTCTCTAAACTCTCCTTTGACTCTGGAATCGATGCGATAGGCGCCGAGGATGGGCGCGAACCTGACGCTACGATCGGAAACCTGGAATTCCTTGACCCAGGCGTCGTAATTGCTGGACTGGCTGAATCTTGCGGTATAAATGATGAGGAATCTGCAAATCTCCTAAATGGAAGCTGTAAAATATCCGATTTGGCGCCCCTGAGTTACTCT ATTCTCGTCAAGGAATCCGAAAAGGTCATTCATGGCGACTATTACCACTACAAGCTGCAGAATGG GGTAGTCATCTTCGGTCTAAATGAAACACATCAAGTGGTAAAGTCAATGGAGCTGGAATTTGATGTAGAGGTCATACTGAACCAAAATGTGCTCTCGGCAATACGCACAAATTCACGCGGTAAACGCAAAAGAACGAAAAAAGGAGAAGATACGCACGTTTGTACAATTAAAGTTGGCAATGTTGAGCACGAAATACACCTGACTGAACATGTTGTAAAGTGTAGGTTTCCTCATaaattttgcatgcacGTGTCCCATTCCTcctccaaaattttgtcTCTTGGACACTTTGTGTTGGACACTCGAATTTTACCACTCACAAAACAGTCGTAA
- a CDS encoding conserved hypothetical protein (encoded by transcript BEWA_054540A) — protein MSTAHRPTWYTAIGRAPDAHSGTAAVSSKDLPSHKELKRRAPISIETSEGTKVQKANEQKRILREKLESTEAAHKTKALIEEKVGVTKNFLSLEDATKLLNQDINAFPEDEDDYVDEAAVDDEDDEEAILLRELEKIKKEKEEIRLKEQQEQLQSQEHREKILSQNPLLNITSQASRWDEDVVFKNPRREVKEKPEFVLLIYIHDLYRFINDVVRSEFHKRFLHKYVL, from the exons ATGTCAACAGCGCACAGACCTACTTGGTACACTGCGATTGGTCGCGCTCCAGACG CACACAGCGGGACCGCAGCGGTTTCCAGCAAGGATTTACCATCGCATAAGGAGCTTAAAAGGAGAGCTCCGATATCTATAGAGACCTCTGAGGGGACAAAAGTACAAAAGGCCAACGAGCAGAAGCGTATACTCCGAGAAAAGTTGGAATCAACAGAAGCTGCACATAAGACTAAAGCCTTAATTGAAGAAAAGGTCGGAGTTACCAAAAACTTTTTGTCACTAGAAGATGCTACAAAGCTCTTGAATCAGGACATTAACGCATTTCCAGAAGATGAGGACGACTATGTGGATGAGGCTGCAgttgatgatgaagatgacGAAGAAGCCATTCTTTTGCGGGAATTGGAAAAGATTAAAAaggagaaggaagagataCGTCTAAAGGAACAACAAGAACAATTACAGTCACAGGAACATCGTGAAAAAATCTTGAGTCAAAATCCACTTTTAAATATAACGTCGCAAGCTAGTCGCTGGGACGAGGATGTCGTCTTCAAGAACCCACGGAGGGAAGTAAAGGAGAAACCAGAGTTTGTTTTACTCATCTATATTCATGATCTCTACAGATTTATCAACGATGTGGTTCGCAGCGAATTTCACAAGAGATTTTTGCACAAGTATGTACTTTAA